A part of Candidatus Binatia bacterium genomic DNA contains:
- a CDS encoding UvrD-helicase domain-containing protein codes for MTLNASQLEAVSHDDGPLLVLAGAGSGKTRVLVHRIARLLEQERAFPNEILAVTFTNKAARELVERCRAMVGRAADELWVGTFHGIGARLLRRHGSLLGYPSSFSILDTDDQVRLIKDIVASSGFAEGRVRPEFVRSFIDAAKNEARSPSDQASRASSPLEVDAATLYATYQNRLGAMGAVDFGDLIVGVLRLFRSHPELLERYQRSIRFLHVDEYQDTNHAQYLMVGMLAAHHRNLCVVGDDDQSIYAWRGADPRNILEFERDFPGAHVVRLEQNYRSTRNIIDAAAAVISNNGSRHPKTMWTDAEPGARITVFHATDERDEARYVVSGLAALGNARGGAAVFYRTNAQSRAIEEELVRARIPYVIVGATRFYERREVRDLIAYLRFVNNPADDLSLERIINVPTRGIGATTWQRLLTRAADMGRPAWSVVCDDAFLATLPTAARSRLIEFRAVVRGWIDGVFEGVAPLLLRILDDTGYAAFLEGRPDDDPAGRIENVQELVSVAQIFDEEFDPAASPDVPSPLVAFLERLALASDVDSYESREQAVTLMTVHNSKGLEYAQVFLIGMEEGVFPHSRSVGDDERGIEEERRLCYVGITRARSRLVLTRARRRHVFGTMQYNFASRFLDEIPQNLVVHERSTLEHAEPLAVRDRPSQGFDDGWGGGWQRDDGAGSPAPVRRAAPGPTRSAASTAPAAPRVSRGLYKPGMRVVHPMFGTGTVRESDGTGESEKLIVQFQRFGLKKLVAHLARLEILS; via the coding sequence ATGACTCTCAACGCAAGTCAACTCGAAGCGGTGAGCCACGACGACGGTCCTCTCCTCGTGCTCGCCGGGGCAGGCAGCGGCAAGACGCGCGTGCTCGTGCACCGCATCGCGCGCCTGCTCGAACAGGAGCGCGCGTTCCCGAACGAAATTCTCGCCGTCACGTTCACGAACAAGGCCGCCCGCGAGCTCGTCGAGCGCTGCCGTGCAATGGTCGGGCGTGCAGCCGACGAGCTGTGGGTCGGCACTTTCCACGGCATCGGCGCGCGGCTGCTCCGCCGTCACGGGAGCCTGCTGGGTTATCCCTCGTCTTTCTCGATCCTCGACACCGACGACCAGGTGCGGCTGATCAAGGACATCGTGGCATCCTCCGGCTTCGCCGAAGGCCGCGTCAGGCCCGAGTTCGTCCGCTCCTTCATCGACGCGGCCAAGAACGAGGCGCGCTCGCCGTCCGACCAGGCGTCGCGCGCTTCCTCACCGCTCGAAGTCGACGCCGCGACGCTTTACGCGACCTACCAGAACAGGCTTGGCGCAATGGGGGCCGTCGATTTCGGCGATCTCATCGTCGGCGTGCTGCGGCTTTTCCGCAGCCACCCGGAGCTGCTCGAGCGTTACCAGCGCTCGATCCGCTTCCTGCACGTCGACGAGTACCAGGACACCAACCACGCCCAGTACCTGATGGTCGGCATGCTCGCGGCCCATCATCGCAACCTTTGCGTGGTCGGCGACGACGACCAGTCGATCTACGCGTGGCGCGGCGCCGACCCGCGCAACATCCTCGAGTTCGAGCGCGACTTCCCGGGCGCCCACGTCGTGCGCCTCGAGCAGAACTACCGCTCGACGCGCAACATCATCGATGCCGCCGCCGCGGTGATCTCGAACAACGGCAGCCGCCACCCGAAGACGATGTGGACCGACGCCGAGCCCGGCGCCCGCATCACGGTGTTCCACGCCACCGACGAGAGGGACGAGGCGCGGTACGTCGTCTCCGGCCTTGCCGCACTCGGCAACGCGCGCGGCGGCGCGGCGGTGTTCTACCGCACCAACGCCCAGTCGCGCGCGATCGAGGAAGAGTTGGTGCGCGCCCGCATCCCGTACGTGATCGTCGGCGCGACGCGCTTCTACGAACGCCGCGAGGTGCGCGACCTCATCGCGTACCTGCGCTTCGTCAACAATCCGGCCGACGACCTCAGCCTCGAGCGCATCATCAACGTGCCGACGCGCGGGATCGGCGCGACGACGTGGCAGCGGCTGCTCACGAGGGCCGCGGACATGGGCCGTCCCGCGTGGAGCGTCGTCTGCGACGATGCGTTCCTGGCGACGCTTCCGACGGCGGCCAGATCGCGGCTCATCGAGTTCCGCGCAGTGGTGCGCGGGTGGATCGACGGCGTCTTCGAGGGAGTTGCGCCGCTACTGCTGAGGATCCTCGACGACACCGGCTACGCGGCGTTTCTCGAAGGCCGGCCCGACGACGATCCGGCCGGCAGGATCGAGAACGTGCAGGAGCTCGTCAGCGTCGCGCAGATCTTCGACGAGGAGTTCGATCCAGCGGCGTCGCCCGACGTTCCGTCGCCTCTGGTCGCGTTCCTCGAGAGGCTCGCGCTCGCGTCCGACGTCGACAGCTACGAGAGCCGCGAGCAGGCCGTCACGCTGATGACGGTGCACAATTCCAAGGGCCTCGAATACGCGCAGGTCTTCCTCATCGGGATGGAGGAAGGCGTGTTCCCGCATTCGCGTTCGGTCGGCGACGACGAGCGCGGCATCGAGGAGGAGAGGCGCCTCTGTTACGTCGGCATCACGCGCGCGAGATCGCGCCTCGTGCTCACGCGGGCCCGGCGCCGCCACGTGTTCGGCACGATGCAGTACAACTTCGCGTCGCGTTTCCTCGACGAGATCCCGCAGAACCTCGTCGTGCACGAGCGCAGCACTCTCGAGCACGCCGAGCCGCTCGCGGTGCGCGACCGGCCGTCGCAAGGCTTCGACGACGGATGGGGCGGCGGCTGGCAGCGCGACGACGGCGCCGGCTCCCCGGCGCCCGTGCGGCGAGCGGCGCCCGGGCCCACGCGGTCCGCCGCATCCACGGCGCCGGCTGCGCCGCGGGTTTCCCGCGGCCTCTACAAGCCGGGAATGCGCGTCGTGCACCCGATGTTCGGCACCGGCACCGTGCGCGAATCCGACGGCACCGGCGAAAGCGAGAAGTTGATCGTGCAGTTCCAGCGCTTCGGGCTGAAGAAGCTCGTCGCGCACCTGGCGAGGCTCGAAATTCTTTCGTGA
- a CDS encoding SIMPL domain-containing protein (The SIMPL domain is named for its presence in mouse protein SIMPL (signalling molecule that associates with mouse pelle-like kinase). Bacterial member BP26, from Brucella, was shown to assemble into a channel-like structure, while YggE from E. coli has been associated with resistance to oxidative stress.): MRHAREAAMLVLLSWLAAAVVPASAADAPAPRVIRASGEGAVQVTPDRARIAISVVSRAATAREATEANARTSKVVLDKLKAAVHAPGEVRTGGYDLSTVMDFNNQNNGRGPTLIGYIATNRLSIVSADLAGVGDLIDSAVGAGANQVDSIGFFLADQSQAGREALLEAGHQARAEAEAIAASLGVSVGNLLEASSTMAPAMPTPVSRMMAADVAGAPSTEVVPGTLEVHAGVAATFEIR, from the coding sequence ATGAGACACGCCAGGGAAGCGGCCATGCTGGTTTTGCTGTCGTGGCTGGCGGCCGCCGTCGTGCCGGCTTCGGCGGCCGATGCCCCGGCACCGCGGGTGATTCGCGCATCGGGAGAAGGCGCGGTGCAAGTGACGCCCGACCGCGCGAGGATTGCGATCTCGGTGGTGAGCCGTGCCGCGACGGCGCGCGAGGCCACCGAGGCCAACGCGCGTACGAGCAAGGTGGTGCTCGACAAGCTGAAGGCCGCCGTCCACGCACCGGGCGAAGTGCGCACCGGCGGTTACGACCTTTCGACCGTGATGGACTTCAACAACCAGAACAACGGCCGCGGCCCTACCCTCATCGGCTACATCGCGACCAACCGCCTGTCGATTGTCAGCGCGGACCTTGCCGGCGTCGGCGACCTGATCGATTCGGCGGTCGGCGCCGGCGCCAACCAGGTCGACTCGATCGGCTTTTTCCTCGCGGACCAGTCGCAGGCCGGGCGCGAGGCCCTTCTCGAGGCCGGGCACCAGGCCCGGGCCGAAGCCGAAGCGATCGCCGCGAGCCTCGGAGTTTCGGTCGGCAACCTGCTCGAGGCCTCGAGCACCATGGCGCCGGCGATGCCCACGCCGGTCTCGCGCATGATGGCCGCCGACGTTGCTGGTGCGCCGTCGACCGAAGTAGTGCCCGGAACCCTCGAAGTGCACGCAGGCGTCGCGGCGACCTTCGAAATCCGCTGA
- a CDS encoding RlmE family RNA methyltransferase, with protein sequence MGHYDRKDFTYREARKAGLRSRAGIKLEDLDSRFRLLFAGGRVVDLGCWPGAWLQVASKKVGAHGVVVGVDLVAVEPLGLDNVTTVIGDICDADVQRRVLEAAGSEVDVVLSDLAPKLTGIRATDAAREEALVEVAVEFAQSALRDGGRLLVKLFSGIEQRMTQELRERFGSVTAWRPPSTRKGSSEIYVVAGAARARGAASAVVREESR encoded by the coding sequence GTGGGACACTACGACCGCAAGGATTTCACGTATCGCGAAGCCCGCAAGGCCGGCCTTCGGTCGCGTGCGGGCATCAAGCTCGAAGACCTCGATTCACGCTTCCGCTTGCTGTTCGCGGGCGGGCGCGTCGTCGACCTCGGCTGCTGGCCGGGGGCATGGCTGCAGGTTGCTTCGAAGAAAGTGGGCGCGCACGGTGTCGTCGTCGGGGTCGATCTCGTCGCGGTCGAGCCACTCGGCCTGGACAACGTCACGACCGTCATCGGTGACATCTGCGATGCAGACGTGCAGCGCCGCGTGCTCGAGGCGGCAGGCAGCGAAGTTGACGTCGTGCTGTCCGACCTGGCGCCGAAGCTCACCGGCATCCGTGCCACGGACGCGGCACGCGAAGAGGCGCTCGTCGAGGTGGCCGTCGAATTTGCGCAGTCGGCGCTGCGCGACGGAGGGCGGCTTCTCGTCAAGTTGTTTTCCGGAATCGAGCAGAGGATGACGCAGGAGCTGCGCGAGCGCTTCGGCAGCGTCACAGCGTGGCGCCCTCCGTCGACGCGCAAAGGCTCTTCGGAGATTTACGTGGTGGCCGGCGCTGCGCGAGCCCGCGGGGCCGCCAGTGCCGTCGTCAGGGAGGAATCGCGATGA